One Granulicella sp. 5B5 DNA window includes the following coding sequences:
- a CDS encoding glycoside hydrolase family 88 protein, whose translation MSVREMRMSVALAACAMLTVGAMAQATNDASWPKPTPAMQAGIDKDISRHFGDAPADPGPIQTDLSPALTAAAIDKAERKVADWQLKVAEPYFDRIWTWSVLYSGFMAASESTGDPKYKDAMAAMAKKYNYELRSKMPNADDQSVGQTYLELYLLDGKKDAAMMTPTQAGLDSVIGLPTLRSNDPRIPWWWCDALFMGPPTWARMAKATGDHKYIDYLNANWAKTYAALWDADEHLYARDETYKDKRAKNGKKIFWSRGEGWVMGGIARTLDYLPADDPHRGFYEQNLREMAARVAELQRPDGLWPSSLLDGEDFPQPEISGAALMVYGMAWGVDHGVLDRAKYEPVIAKAWAGILQHVYADGRLGDIQQTGAEPAYYPASASFTYGVGGYLLAAAELKTMAAKSSQVAAVNTDPGRTRHIPVVQRKPGIPTIWLIGDSTVRNGNGDGAHNQMGWGDELAPYFNTDKVNVANEAIGGRSSRTYITEGHWAEALALMKPGDVMLVQFGHNDSGKPDEPTRARASLPGVSDETQTIFNPITKQQEVVHTFGWYEDEMVREAKAKGVTPILCSLIPRKIWRDGKVVRNKDTYAGWTEEVAKRDHVGFVDLNDITADKYDKLGEAAVEPLFGDPHTHTTVAGAVMNAESVVAGLKALKHDPVAKDFSAKGKAIAAYKP comes from the coding sequence ATGAGTGTACGAGAGATGCGGATGAGCGTGGCGCTGGCCGCCTGCGCGATGTTGACGGTGGGTGCGATGGCGCAGGCCACAAACGACGCGAGCTGGCCGAAGCCGACGCCGGCGATGCAGGCGGGGATCGACAAAGACATCTCGCGGCACTTTGGGGATGCGCCGGCGGACCCGGGACCGATCCAGACGGACCTTTCGCCTGCGCTGACGGCGGCGGCGATCGATAAGGCCGAGCGCAAGGTGGCGGACTGGCAGCTGAAGGTGGCCGAGCCGTACTTCGACCGGATATGGACGTGGAGCGTGCTGTACTCGGGGTTTATGGCTGCGTCGGAGTCGACGGGCGACCCGAAGTATAAGGACGCGATGGCAGCGATGGCAAAGAAGTACAACTATGAGTTGCGCAGCAAGATGCCGAACGCCGACGACCAGAGCGTAGGGCAGACGTACCTGGAGCTGTATCTGCTGGATGGCAAGAAAGACGCTGCGATGATGACGCCGACGCAGGCGGGGCTGGATAGCGTGATCGGGCTGCCGACGCTGCGGTCGAATGATCCGCGGATACCGTGGTGGTGGTGCGATGCGCTGTTTATGGGGCCGCCGACGTGGGCGCGGATGGCGAAGGCTACGGGCGATCACAAGTATATCGACTACTTGAATGCGAACTGGGCGAAGACCTATGCCGCATTGTGGGATGCGGATGAGCATTTGTATGCGCGCGATGAGACGTACAAGGACAAGCGCGCGAAGAACGGGAAGAAGATCTTCTGGTCCCGGGGTGAGGGCTGGGTGATGGGCGGGATTGCGCGGACGCTGGATTACCTGCCGGCGGACGATCCGCATCGCGGATTTTATGAGCAGAATTTGCGCGAGATGGCGGCGCGGGTGGCGGAGCTGCAGAGGCCGGATGGATTGTGGCCGTCGTCGTTGCTGGATGGCGAAGACTTTCCGCAGCCGGAGATCTCGGGGGCGGCGCTGATGGTGTATGGCATGGCCTGGGGTGTGGACCACGGCGTGCTCGACCGCGCGAAGTATGAGCCGGTGATCGCGAAGGCGTGGGCGGGGATTCTGCAGCATGTGTATGCCGATGGGCGACTGGGGGATATTCAACAGACGGGCGCGGAGCCAGCTTACTACCCGGCGAGTGCGAGCTTTACCTATGGTGTGGGTGGATATCTGCTGGCGGCGGCGGAGCTGAAGACGATGGCCGCGAAGTCGTCACAGGTTGCGGCTGTGAATACTGATCCGGGGCGGACGCGGCATATCCCGGTGGTGCAGCGGAAGCCGGGGATACCGACGATCTGGCTGATTGGGGACTCGACTGTTCGCAACGGGAACGGTGATGGAGCGCATAACCAGATGGGCTGGGGTGATGAGCTGGCTCCTTACTTCAATACCGACAAGGTGAATGTGGCCAATGAGGCGATCGGCGGGCGGAGCTCACGGACGTACATCACCGAAGGGCACTGGGCTGAGGCGTTGGCGCTGATGAAGCCGGGCGATGTGATGCTCGTTCAGTTTGGGCATAACGACAGCGGGAAACCCGATGAGCCGACGCGGGCGCGGGCGTCGCTGCCGGGCGTGAGCGATGAGACCCAGACGATCTTCAACCCGATTACGAAGCAGCAAGAGGTGGTGCATACGTTCGGGTGGTATGAGGATGAGATGGTGCGCGAGGCGAAGGCCAAGGGCGTGACGCCGATTCTGTGCTCGCTGATTCCTCGGAAGATTTGGAGGGACGGCAAGGTGGTGCGGAACAAGGACACCTATGCGGGCTGGACGGAGGAGGTCGCCAAGCGCGACCATGTGGGGTTTGTCGATTTGAACGACATCACCGCGGACAAGTACGACAAGCTGGGCGAGGCTGCGGTTGAGCCGCTGTTTGGTGATCCGCATACGCATACGACGGTTGCGGGCGCGGTGATGAATGCCGAGAGCGTGGTCGCTGGATTGAAAGCGCTGAAGCATGATCCGGTGGCGAAGGATTTCTCGGCCAAGGGCAAGGCGATTGCCGCCTATAAGCCTTAG
- a CDS encoding aldose epimerase family protein yields MPQGKRFPALTHFLAGALILTASAAASHASVTKTAWGTADGQPVSLYTVAGSHITVKFTNFGAHIVSIQAPDRNGHLADVVLGYNSLAGYQADSKTYMGSVVGRYGNRIAKGTFSLDGHTYHIPANDHGNALHGGTVGFDRKVWSAQELPNGVEFTLVSPDGDMGFPGTLTAHVRYTVVGDSIHINYSATTTKPTVVNLTNHTYFSLGGEGHGDILGTVMMINADRYTPVDSTLIPTGKLDPVAGTPMDFRTPTAIGKRINDNFEQLKLAGGYDHNWVLNAGQGTGLHLAAKAVDPTSGRTLTVTTTQPGVQFYSGNFLDGSFTGAGGAKYQKHFGFCLETQHFPDSPNHPAFPTTELKPGETMHSETVFTFGIEK; encoded by the coding sequence ATGCCGCAAGGGAAACGCTTTCCAGCCCTCACTCACTTCCTCGCAGGAGCCCTCATCTTGACCGCATCCGCCGCAGCCTCCCACGCGTCCGTCACCAAAACCGCCTGGGGCACCGCCGACGGCCAGCCCGTCTCCCTCTACACCGTCGCCGGCAGCCACATCACCGTCAAGTTCACCAACTTCGGCGCGCACATCGTCTCCATCCAGGCGCCTGACCGCAACGGCCACCTCGCCGATGTCGTCCTCGGCTACAACTCCCTCGCCGGCTACCAGGCCGACTCCAAGACCTACATGGGCTCTGTCGTCGGCCGCTACGGCAACCGCATCGCCAAGGGCACCTTCTCGCTCGACGGCCACACCTACCACATCCCCGCCAACGACCACGGCAACGCCCTCCACGGCGGGACAGTGGGCTTCGACCGCAAGGTCTGGTCCGCGCAGGAGCTCCCCAACGGCGTCGAGTTCACCCTCGTCAGCCCCGACGGCGACATGGGCTTCCCCGGCACCCTCACCGCGCACGTCCGCTACACCGTCGTCGGCGACTCCATCCACATCAACTACTCGGCCACCACCACCAAACCCACCGTCGTCAACCTCACCAACCACACCTACTTCAGCCTCGGCGGTGAAGGCCACGGCGACATCCTTGGCACCGTCATGATGATCAACGCCGACCGCTACACCCCCGTCGACTCCACCCTCATCCCCACAGGCAAGCTCGACCCCGTCGCCGGCACGCCCATGGACTTCCGCACCCCCACTGCCATCGGCAAGCGCATCAACGACAACTTCGAGCAGCTCAAGCTTGCTGGCGGCTACGACCACAACTGGGTCCTCAACGCAGGGCAGGGAACCGGCCTGCACCTCGCAGCCAAAGCCGTCGACCCCACCAGCGGCCGTACCCTCACCGTCACCACCACCCAGCCCGGCGTACAGTTCTACTCCGGCAACTTCCTTGACGGCTCCTTCACCGGCGCGGGTGGCGCAAAGTACCAGAAGCACTTCGGCTTCTGCCTCGAAACCCAGCACTTCCCCGACTCCCCCAACCACCCCGCCTTTCCCACGACGGAGCTGAAGCCCGGCGAAACCATGCACTCCGAAACCGTCTTCACCTTCGGCATAGAGAAGTAG